In a single window of the Xiphophorus couchianus chromosome 10, X_couchianus-1.0, whole genome shotgun sequence genome:
- the LOC114151956 gene encoding thrombospondin-2-like isoform X2, translating to MWPLRDFPWLLIPLCAVALCAGVDGAKVYNGSTEMCHHPCDELLDLITEIHGLRIVTNNLLEDLERVSKENEGMRISLAELSNDSSTVDGDEEDNYLDRDRDGEVWCMQDGRVYEQGDVWDVDSCTSCACQDGKVVCKQVLCPPVSCISPSFVDGKCCLVCLDEDGWSPWSEWTHCSVTCGRGGQQRGRSCNGISGCAGPSLQTRSCSLMKCDRKGRTDGNWGLWSPWSACTTTCGEGDITRVRMCNNPPPSKGAKGCKGNARETKPCNNTVCPVAGGWTAWSEWSQCSTSCGGGLISRRRECLNPAPQNGGKPCAGEATDYEACNKQPCPVDLCLLSNPCFPGVKCTSMSDGSWECGDCPVGLKGNGTHCKDENECEVDEVCFTKCVNTDPGFYCLPCPPRYKGNQLYGLGLQEARRTRQVCEPYNPCKENTHTCHQFADCIYLGLASEVLFKCSCAVGFAGDGSVCGEDSDLDGWPNESLPCKQNATYHCEQDNCPMLPNSGQEDFDKDGQGDACDPDDDNDNILDERDNCPLRYNPRQFDSDGDGVGDSCDNCPFDSNPKQTDTDGNGEGDACSIDIDGDEKLNERDNCPSIYNTDQRDTDLDGVGDQCDNCPLLHNPLQVDSDSDLVGDLCDNNEDIDEDGHQNSLDNCPYIANSNQADHDKDGKGDVCDHDDDNDGIPDDRDNCRLVPNRDQLDSDGDGSGDACFDDFDNDNIPDALDPCPLNQDIGVTDFRKFQGVLLDPKGTTQSDPLWVIRSQGTELLQKANSDPGIALGYDKFSAVDFSVTFYVNTNRDDDYAGIVFAYQSTSRFYVVMWKQVSQGYWEQRPSKAFATAGLSIKLVQSSTGPGEYLRNALWHTGNTRHQVRTLWHDPNKIGWKDFTAYRMHLIHRPKTGFIRVVVYEGRGILADSGAVYDHTLAGGRLGLFVFSQEQVIFSDLKYECRDN from the exons ATGTGGCCTCTCAGAGACTTCCCCTGGCTTTTAATTCCCCTGTGTGCAGTGGCTTTGTGCGCAG GTGTAGATGGTGCGAAGGTGTACAATGGGTCGACGGAAATGTGTCACCATCCTTGCGATGAGCTGCTGGATTTGATCACCGAGATCCACGGTCTGCGGATCGTGACTAACAACCTGCTGGAAGATCTAGAGAGAGTA tcaaaagaaaatgaggGGATGCGAATATCCTTGGCTGAGCTGAGTAACGACAGCAGCACAGTCGACGGAGACGAGGAGGACAACTATTTGGACAGGGACAGGGACGGGGAGGTGTGGTGCATGCAGGATGGACGAGTGTACGAGCAGGGGGATGTCTGGGATGTTGACAGTTGCACCTCCTGTGCTTGCCAG GATGGAAAAGTGGTGTGTAAGCAGGTGCTGTGTCCCCCAGTCTCCTGCATCAGTCCATCCTTCGTGGATGGAAAATGCTGCCTTGTATGTCTCG ATGAAGACGGTTGGTCCCCGTGGTCTGAGTGGACCCACTGCTCTGTCACCTGTGGACGAGGAGGGCAGCAACGAGGTCGATCTTGCAACGGCATCAGCGGCTGTGCTGGGCCCTCGCTTCAAACCCGCAGCTGCTCACTGATGAAGTGCGACCGCAAAG GACGCACAGATGGGAACTGGGGCCTTTGGTCTCCTTGGTCTGCATGCACAACCACATGTGGTGAAGGCGACATCACACGGGTCCGTATGTGCAACAATCCTCCACCATCAAAGGGGGCCAAGGGCTGTAAGGGAAACGCTAGAGAGACAAAACCATGCAACAACACAGTCTGCCCTG tcGCAGGAGGCTGGACAGCCTGGAGTGAGTGGTCGCAATGTTCAACTTCCTGTGGTGGAGGACTTATAAGCCGCCGGCGGGAGTGTTTGAACCCCGCCCCTCAGAATGGCGGGAAACCTTGTGCTGGGGAAGCTACAGACTACGAAGCATGTAACAAACAGCCATGCCCTGTTG ATCTGTGTTTGCTTTCAAATCCATGTTTTCCTGGGGTGAAATGCACATCAATGAGTGACGGATCTTGGGAATGTGGAGATTGTCCTGTTGGTCTGAAGGGGAATGGCACGCACTGCAAAGATGAAAATGAG TGTGAAGTGGATGAGGTGTGTTTTACAAAATGCGTGAACACAGATCCTGGATTCTACTGCCTTCCTTGTCCTCCTCGATACAAAGGCAACCAGCTGTACGGCCTTGGATTGCAGGAAGCCAGGAGAACCAGGCAG GTGTGTGAACCATATAATCCttgcaaagaaaacacacacacttgccACCAGTTTGCTGACTGCATATACCTGGGCCTGGCATCGGAGGTCTTGTTTAAATGCTCGTGTGCTGTTGGCTTTGCTGGCGATGGCTCCGTCTGTGGTGAGGACTCTGATCTGGATGGTTGGCCCAATGAGAGTCTACCCTGCAAGCAGAATGCCACATATCACTGTGAACAG gaTAACTGCCCCATGCTGCCAAATTCTGGACAAGAAGACTTTGACAAGGATGGACAGGGGGACGCCTGTGATCCTGATGATGACAATGACAACATCCTAGATGAGAGG GACAACTGCCCGCTGAGGTACAACCCTCGGCAGTTTGACTCTGATGGGGACGGGGTCGGGGATTCCTGCGATAACTGTCCGTTTGACAGCAACCCGAAGCAGACAGACACCGATGGCAATGGAGAAGGAGATGCCTGCAGCATCGACATTGATGGAGATG AGAAACTGAATGAGCGTGACAACTGTCCTTCTATATACAACACTGACCAGAGGGACACCGATCTGGATGGTGTTGGAGATCAGTGCGACAACTGTCCCCTTCTACACAACCCACTGCAG GTTGACTCTGACAGTGACCTGGTGGGGGACTTGTGCGACAACAACGAGGACATCGATGAAGACGGACACCAAAACTCTCTGGACAACTGTCCCTACATTGCCAACAGCAACCAGGCCGACCATGACAAGGATGGAAAGGGAGATGTTTGCGACCATGACGATGACAATGACGGGATCCCCGATGACCGGGACAACTGCAGACTGGTTCCCAATAGAGATCAGCTGGACTccgatg GTGACGGCAGTGGAGATGCATGCTTTGACGACTTTGACAACGACAATATTCCGGATGCACTGGATCCCTGTCCTCTCAACCAGGATATTGGGGTGACAGACTTCAGGAAGTTTCAGGGCGTATTACTGGACCCCAAAGGTACCACGCAGTCTGACCCTTTGTGGGTGATTCGCAGTCAAGGgacagagctgctgcagaaagCCAACTCTGACCCTGGAATTGCTTTAG GGTATGACAAGTTCAGCGCTGTGGACTTCAGTGTGACATTTTATGTGAATACCAACCGTGATGACGATTATGCAGGGATTGTGTTTGCTTATCAGTCCACTAGTCGGTTCTACGTTGTCATGTGGAAACAG GTGTCTCAGGGTTACTGGGAGCAGAGGCCCTCCAAAGCTTTCGCCACAGCAGGATTGTCAATAAAACTGGTCCAGTCTAGCACAGGACCAGGCGAGTATCTGCGTAATGCTCTATGGCACACTGGAAACACAAGACACCAg GTCAGAACATTGTGGCATGACCCCAATAAAATTGGCTGGAAGGACTTCACAGCATATCGCATGCACCTTATACACCGACCCAAGACTGGGTTCATCAG GGTGGTTGTGTATGAGGGCAGGGGCATTCTGGCTGACTCGGGGGCAGTTTATGACCACACCCTGGCTGGAGGCAGACTGGGACTGTTTGTCTTCTCTCAGGAACAGGTCATCTTCTCAGATCTAAAATATGAGTGCAGAG ACAACTGA
- the LOC114151956 gene encoding thrombospondin-2-like isoform X1 has product MWPLRDFPWLLIPLCAVALCAGVDGAKVYNGSTEMCHHPCDELLDLITEIHGLRIVTNNLLEDLERVSKENEGMRISLAELSNDSSTVDGDEEDNYLDRDRDGEVWCMQDGRVYEQGDVWDVDSCTSCACQDGKVVCKQVLCPPVSCISPSFVDGKCCLVCLEDEDGWSPWSEWTHCSVTCGRGGQQRGRSCNGISGCAGPSLQTRSCSLMKCDRKGRTDGNWGLWSPWSACTTTCGEGDITRVRMCNNPPPSKGAKGCKGNARETKPCNNTVCPVAGGWTAWSEWSQCSTSCGGGLISRRRECLNPAPQNGGKPCAGEATDYEACNKQPCPVDLCLLSNPCFPGVKCTSMSDGSWECGDCPVGLKGNGTHCKDENECEVDEVCFTKCVNTDPGFYCLPCPPRYKGNQLYGLGLQEARRTRQVCEPYNPCKENTHTCHQFADCIYLGLASEVLFKCSCAVGFAGDGSVCGEDSDLDGWPNESLPCKQNATYHCEQDNCPMLPNSGQEDFDKDGQGDACDPDDDNDNILDERDNCPLRYNPRQFDSDGDGVGDSCDNCPFDSNPKQTDTDGNGEGDACSIDIDGDEKLNERDNCPSIYNTDQRDTDLDGVGDQCDNCPLLHNPLQVDSDSDLVGDLCDNNEDIDEDGHQNSLDNCPYIANSNQADHDKDGKGDVCDHDDDNDGIPDDRDNCRLVPNRDQLDSDGDGSGDACFDDFDNDNIPDALDPCPLNQDIGVTDFRKFQGVLLDPKGTTQSDPLWVIRSQGTELLQKANSDPGIALGYDKFSAVDFSVTFYVNTNRDDDYAGIVFAYQSTSRFYVVMWKQVSQGYWEQRPSKAFATAGLSIKLVQSSTGPGEYLRNALWHTGNTRHQVRTLWHDPNKIGWKDFTAYRMHLIHRPKTGFIRVVVYEGRGILADSGAVYDHTLAGGRLGLFVFSQEQVIFSDLKYECRDN; this is encoded by the exons ATGTGGCCTCTCAGAGACTTCCCCTGGCTTTTAATTCCCCTGTGTGCAGTGGCTTTGTGCGCAG GTGTAGATGGTGCGAAGGTGTACAATGGGTCGACGGAAATGTGTCACCATCCTTGCGATGAGCTGCTGGATTTGATCACCGAGATCCACGGTCTGCGGATCGTGACTAACAACCTGCTGGAAGATCTAGAGAGAGTA tcaaaagaaaatgaggGGATGCGAATATCCTTGGCTGAGCTGAGTAACGACAGCAGCACAGTCGACGGAGACGAGGAGGACAACTATTTGGACAGGGACAGGGACGGGGAGGTGTGGTGCATGCAGGATGGACGAGTGTACGAGCAGGGGGATGTCTGGGATGTTGACAGTTGCACCTCCTGTGCTTGCCAG GATGGAAAAGTGGTGTGTAAGCAGGTGCTGTGTCCCCCAGTCTCCTGCATCAGTCCATCCTTCGTGGATGGAAAATGCTGCCTTGTATGTCTCG AAGATGAAGACGGTTGGTCCCCGTGGTCTGAGTGGACCCACTGCTCTGTCACCTGTGGACGAGGAGGGCAGCAACGAGGTCGATCTTGCAACGGCATCAGCGGCTGTGCTGGGCCCTCGCTTCAAACCCGCAGCTGCTCACTGATGAAGTGCGACCGCAAAG GACGCACAGATGGGAACTGGGGCCTTTGGTCTCCTTGGTCTGCATGCACAACCACATGTGGTGAAGGCGACATCACACGGGTCCGTATGTGCAACAATCCTCCACCATCAAAGGGGGCCAAGGGCTGTAAGGGAAACGCTAGAGAGACAAAACCATGCAACAACACAGTCTGCCCTG tcGCAGGAGGCTGGACAGCCTGGAGTGAGTGGTCGCAATGTTCAACTTCCTGTGGTGGAGGACTTATAAGCCGCCGGCGGGAGTGTTTGAACCCCGCCCCTCAGAATGGCGGGAAACCTTGTGCTGGGGAAGCTACAGACTACGAAGCATGTAACAAACAGCCATGCCCTGTTG ATCTGTGTTTGCTTTCAAATCCATGTTTTCCTGGGGTGAAATGCACATCAATGAGTGACGGATCTTGGGAATGTGGAGATTGTCCTGTTGGTCTGAAGGGGAATGGCACGCACTGCAAAGATGAAAATGAG TGTGAAGTGGATGAGGTGTGTTTTACAAAATGCGTGAACACAGATCCTGGATTCTACTGCCTTCCTTGTCCTCCTCGATACAAAGGCAACCAGCTGTACGGCCTTGGATTGCAGGAAGCCAGGAGAACCAGGCAG GTGTGTGAACCATATAATCCttgcaaagaaaacacacacacttgccACCAGTTTGCTGACTGCATATACCTGGGCCTGGCATCGGAGGTCTTGTTTAAATGCTCGTGTGCTGTTGGCTTTGCTGGCGATGGCTCCGTCTGTGGTGAGGACTCTGATCTGGATGGTTGGCCCAATGAGAGTCTACCCTGCAAGCAGAATGCCACATATCACTGTGAACAG gaTAACTGCCCCATGCTGCCAAATTCTGGACAAGAAGACTTTGACAAGGATGGACAGGGGGACGCCTGTGATCCTGATGATGACAATGACAACATCCTAGATGAGAGG GACAACTGCCCGCTGAGGTACAACCCTCGGCAGTTTGACTCTGATGGGGACGGGGTCGGGGATTCCTGCGATAACTGTCCGTTTGACAGCAACCCGAAGCAGACAGACACCGATGGCAATGGAGAAGGAGATGCCTGCAGCATCGACATTGATGGAGATG AGAAACTGAATGAGCGTGACAACTGTCCTTCTATATACAACACTGACCAGAGGGACACCGATCTGGATGGTGTTGGAGATCAGTGCGACAACTGTCCCCTTCTACACAACCCACTGCAG GTTGACTCTGACAGTGACCTGGTGGGGGACTTGTGCGACAACAACGAGGACATCGATGAAGACGGACACCAAAACTCTCTGGACAACTGTCCCTACATTGCCAACAGCAACCAGGCCGACCATGACAAGGATGGAAAGGGAGATGTTTGCGACCATGACGATGACAATGACGGGATCCCCGATGACCGGGACAACTGCAGACTGGTTCCCAATAGAGATCAGCTGGACTccgatg GTGACGGCAGTGGAGATGCATGCTTTGACGACTTTGACAACGACAATATTCCGGATGCACTGGATCCCTGTCCTCTCAACCAGGATATTGGGGTGACAGACTTCAGGAAGTTTCAGGGCGTATTACTGGACCCCAAAGGTACCACGCAGTCTGACCCTTTGTGGGTGATTCGCAGTCAAGGgacagagctgctgcagaaagCCAACTCTGACCCTGGAATTGCTTTAG GGTATGACAAGTTCAGCGCTGTGGACTTCAGTGTGACATTTTATGTGAATACCAACCGTGATGACGATTATGCAGGGATTGTGTTTGCTTATCAGTCCACTAGTCGGTTCTACGTTGTCATGTGGAAACAG GTGTCTCAGGGTTACTGGGAGCAGAGGCCCTCCAAAGCTTTCGCCACAGCAGGATTGTCAATAAAACTGGTCCAGTCTAGCACAGGACCAGGCGAGTATCTGCGTAATGCTCTATGGCACACTGGAAACACAAGACACCAg GTCAGAACATTGTGGCATGACCCCAATAAAATTGGCTGGAAGGACTTCACAGCATATCGCATGCACCTTATACACCGACCCAAGACTGGGTTCATCAG GGTGGTTGTGTATGAGGGCAGGGGCATTCTGGCTGACTCGGGGGCAGTTTATGACCACACCCTGGCTGGAGGCAGACTGGGACTGTTTGTCTTCTCTCAGGAACAGGTCATCTTCTCAGATCTAAAATATGAGTGCAGAG ACAACTGA